A single window of Archangium gephyra DNA harbors:
- a CDS encoding lytic transglycosylase domain-containing protein, which translates to MSPARPAIVSVVVLLAFLQACGGGGTSVEGYFATLPPGTPLPSGAECAGRVRRSSWEPRPGNATANQTRGQPGVRLEGASDEYNAQYAGRIDGDFTGTTDEIIQWGACKWGLDEDIVRAMAVVESGWRQDELGEDWSTFGIMQVRSSVHAGTYPYTKDSTAYGIDYALAWRRACYEGDFTWMNSPYKHGGYDKGDEWGCVGAWFSGDWYDGDESVPYSGAKPYIQQVKQRLAERSWTRADF; encoded by the coding sequence ATGAGCCCTGCTCGTCCGGCAATCGTGTCCGTGGTGGTGCTGCTCGCGTTCCTGCAGGCCTGTGGAGGCGGTGGAACGTCCGTGGAGGGTTACTTCGCGACGCTGCCGCCCGGCACGCCCCTGCCCTCCGGGGCCGAGTGCGCCGGACGGGTGCGGCGCTCCTCCTGGGAACCGCGCCCCGGGAACGCCACGGCCAACCAGACACGGGGCCAGCCCGGCGTCCGCCTCGAAGGGGCCAGCGACGAGTACAACGCCCAGTACGCCGGGAGGATCGACGGCGACTTCACCGGGACCACGGATGAGATCATCCAGTGGGGCGCGTGCAAGTGGGGCCTGGACGAGGACATCGTGCGCGCGATGGCGGTGGTGGAGAGCGGGTGGCGGCAGGACGAGCTGGGAGAGGACTGGTCCACCTTCGGCATCATGCAGGTGCGGAGCTCGGTGCACGCGGGCACCTACCCGTACACGAAGGACAGCACCGCCTACGGCATCGACTACGCGCTGGCGTGGCGGCGCGCCTGCTACGAGGGCGACTTCACCTGGATGAACAGCCCGTACAAGCACGGCGGCTACGACAAGGGTGACGAGTGGGGCTGCGTCGGCGCCTGGTTCTCCGGCGACTGGTACGACGGCGACGAGAGCGTGCCTTACAGCGGCGCGAAGCCGTACATCCAGCAGGTCAAACAGCGGCTCGCCGAGCGCAGCTGGACGCGGGCGGACTTCTAG
- a CDS encoding helix-turn-helix transcriptional regulator, translating into MAKADLLSIVEAAYRVELEDAAWLAGLAEAVLPHLDDGFGVAAFEFYRPGDGLPEVVQRCHLGIPDKLAAIYPTIFQTMDPEIRQRPFRMGPCITGSQMMGMRRGFLDEPHMKQYAQKFGMYDSFWITAAEPTGRGCGFHAGRSRLTRASAAQVRQWGRIAAHLSAAVRFRHALKGLASGRADAEPEAIFDPSGRIHDATGEAQSKQARDLLRHAVLMLEKSRGPLRTEDPEKSLAIRKALVAGRWSLVDQIEQNGERYIVARQNEPIAPGPALLSKREKQIIGYAQLGHHDKQIAYDLGIAPSTVRVLLGRAKAKLGVRSRKELLEVCRGAARARAD; encoded by the coding sequence ATGGCCAAAGCTGATCTACTGAGCATCGTTGAGGCCGCCTACCGCGTGGAGCTGGAGGACGCCGCCTGGTTGGCGGGGCTTGCGGAGGCGGTGCTTCCTCATCTCGACGACGGCTTCGGAGTGGCCGCCTTCGAGTTCTACCGGCCGGGAGATGGCCTGCCGGAGGTGGTGCAACGGTGCCATCTGGGCATTCCGGACAAGCTCGCGGCGATCTACCCGACCATCTTCCAGACCATGGACCCCGAAATCCGCCAACGGCCCTTCCGTATGGGGCCCTGCATCACTGGCAGCCAGATGATGGGAATGCGGCGGGGGTTCTTGGACGAGCCGCACATGAAGCAGTACGCCCAGAAGTTCGGGATGTACGACTCCTTCTGGATCACCGCCGCCGAGCCCACCGGACGGGGCTGTGGATTTCACGCGGGCCGGTCTCGGCTCACCCGGGCGTCGGCGGCGCAGGTGCGGCAATGGGGACGTATCGCCGCTCACCTCTCCGCCGCCGTCCGCTTTCGCCACGCGCTGAAAGGGCTCGCGTCGGGGCGGGCCGACGCCGAACCTGAAGCCATCTTCGACCCCAGCGGCAGGATCCACGACGCAACCGGGGAGGCGCAAAGCAAGCAAGCCCGCGACCTTTTGCGGCACGCGGTGCTGATGCTCGAGAAGTCGCGGGGGCCCCTCCGGACAGAAGACCCGGAGAAATCCCTGGCGATCAGGAAGGCGCTCGTGGCCGGGCGCTGGTCGCTGGTTGACCAGATCGAGCAGAACGGCGAGCGCTACATCGTCGCCCGCCAGAACGAGCCCATTGCACCCGGCCCAGCGCTATTGAGCAAACGTGAGAAGCAGATCATCGGGTACGCCCAGCTCGGGCATCACGACAAGCAGATCGCCTACGACTTGGGGATCGCTCCCTCAACGGTGCGTGTGCTCTTGGGACGGGCGAAGGCGAAGCTGGGCGTCCGCAGCCGCAAGGAGTTGCTGGAGGTCTGCCGTGGCGCGGCTCGTGCCAGGGCAGACTGA